A stretch of the Ostrea edulis chromosome 9, xbOstEdul1.1, whole genome shotgun sequence genome encodes the following:
- the LOC130050040 gene encoding nacrein-like protein yields the protein MEKYYKKVREHKPSPSPDPEPTFPKDLKCGKRPSQDTIENKCMKKESENSDAVSVSYGISPLDVLPFDKRFYTYAGSLTTPPCYETVQWIVFKCPIMVSRGAFEALRHVEDSHEEPLHTLGVRRPLQRNKRQFVYKNF from the exons ATGGAGAAATATTACAAAAAGGTCAGAGAGCATAAACCTTCGCCTTCCCCAGATCCTGAACCTACTTTCCCAAAAG ACCTGAAATGTGGAAAACGGCCAAGCCAAGACACTATCGAAAACAAATGTATGAAGAAGGAAAGCGAAAACAGCGACGCTGTCAGTGTATCTTATGGGATCTCCCCGCTAGATGTCCTCCCGTTTGACAAGAGATTCTACACCTATGCGGGATCTTTAACCACGCCCCCATGTTACGAAACAGTCCAATGGATAGTTTTCAAATGCCCAATCATGGTGTCTCGCGGA GCATTTGAGGCATTGCGACATGTTGAAGACTCGCACGAGGAACCACTGCATACTCTGGGTGTACGGAGACCACTACAG agAAATAAACGTCAGTTTGTGTATAAGAACTTTTGA
- the LOC125651239 gene encoding uncharacterized protein K02A2.6-like, whose product MESLTGATPKVDWESGDLPGTWKKFKAHTEFMFNGPLKDKTEEEKCSYLMIWVGEKGRDIYSTWHITNEERKKLETYYTKFQAYFQPKSNKIFSRYKFNCRTQQENETCEEFLTALKVLVKDCGYANSEEMLRDRIVFGVRSAKIREKLITTGSDLSLNQAIDIANLYELSRAQLKTMSEDSKGDLVGNEVNRITTNYKGKQSDFPKCRQCGNRKHEAGERCVAIGKTCSSCGKRNHFARVCESSVKTKRSEPGAFRGNSRGKYYGKQSRRQKNRPVNMIQETDSDDNDLDDGNYFFMGMIDADINTIENWTTSLRVGDTDVQFLMDTGAKCNVITRDTYRRLKITTALEKAEALLKSYSGHKITADGMLTIPLKCNGQTHSMKFYIVDRNAPNILGADACHKLDLVRPMNAISSKTEIVKDNLQTTGSDILSEPQYAELFEGLGCLPGKYSIKLDPSVTPTIHPPRKVPISLKDKVYEELQRMEELGVIERQTEPTPWVNSMTVVNKGSKIRICIDPRDLNNAIQREHFPLKTVEDVIENMSQAKYFTKLDAVSGFWQIQLDEQSSRLCTFNSPFGRFRFKRMPFGIKSASEVFQKIMSQMLEDISGAEVIIDDILVWGSSIEEHDQRLRRVLQRAKEYNLKLSKQKCEVRKTEVKYVGQVLTQKGVKPDPEKVRAISMMQKPENRQELLTFLGLVQYLGKFLPRLSDVSAPLRKLTETAAGSEWNWNKEQEVSFKTIKAMIIEAPVLAYYDPKQPLTLSVDASSKGLGATILQQGRPIAYASRALTAAQRNYAQIEKEALAVVFGCHKFHHYIYGRQITVESDHKPLESIFRKPLLAAPMRLQRLLLAVQKYDLKIEYKPGKLMFIADALSRHYLDETTEELVPEVDVNSITLNQHLPMSKDRYTEFQQETLRDSTLQQLLHTVLSGWPEAKQNLQSTLIPYWSFRDEISHVDGLLFKGSKLLIPKSMQQKMLDLVHESHLGIVKCKSRARECMYWPGMAAQIEDKVSKCHICAEVQNSNPKEPMICTELPDRPWSKIASDIFAYQQNHYIIAVDYYSKWPEIKILKDLSSCQVVNSLKSMYSKYGIPDELVSDNGPQYTSKEFKDFTKEYGFTHTTSSPLYPKSNGQAERMVQTVKRILKKNKDPYIALMDYRNTEIQGLGKSPAQMFLGRRLKTKLPTTAKLLRSMNNDTHEKLKSRQLNFKRFHDRNATKNLPDLQAGDRVMLKVQNSWKHANIESKHHQPKSFIVSCEGKQYRRNRSSMKQTKSIKETSEVEGFDFQLPDSVSQQIPGTTRPNSDNASEHPNCDRETEQARCTRPKQTLSFPTPPQELNKTRSGRTIKAPGKYADYVMQTV is encoded by the coding sequence ATGGAGTCTCTTACTGGTGCTACGCCAAAGGTGGACTGGGAAAGTGGTGACCTGCCGGGAACATGGAAAAAATTCAAAGCACACACGGAATTTATGTTCAATGGACCACTGAAAGATAAAACAGAGGAAGAAAAATGCAGTTACCTCATGATCTGGGTTGGCGAAAAAGGTAGGGATATCTACAGCACTTGGCACATTACTAATGAGGAACGAAAGAAATTAGAAACGTACTACACAAAATTCCAGGCCTACTTTCAACCGAAAAGTAACAAAATATTCTCACGCTACAAATTCAACTGTAGGACACAGCAAGAAAATGAAACATGTGAGGAATTCTTAACAGCATTGAAAGTTCTAGTTAAGGACTGTGGTTACGCTAATTCAGAAGAAATGCTGAGAGATAGGATAGTGTTCGGAGTGCGTTCAGCGAAAATTAGAGAAAAACTGATTACTACCGGAAGTGATTTGTCATTAAATCAAGCAATAGACATAGCGAATTTATATGAACTCTCTAGAGCTCAACTGAAAACTATGAGTGAGGACAGTAAAGGCGACCTCGTAGGAAACGAAGTGAACCGTATCACAACAAACTACAAAGGAAAGCAGTCAGATTTTCCGAAATGCAGACAGTGTGGAAATAGGAAACACGAAGCCGGAGAAAGGTGTGTCGCAATTGGGAAAACATGTTCTAGTTGTGGTAAGAGAAACCATTTTGCGCGAGTATGTGAATCTAGTGTGAAAACAAAGCGAAGTGAACCAGGTGCTTTCAGAGGAAATTCGCGTGGGAAATATTATGGAAAGCAATCAAGGAGACAAAAGAATCGTCCAGTGAATATGATTCAAGAAACTGATTCTGATGACAATGACTTAGATGatggaaattattttttcatggGAATGATTGATGCTGATATCAACACGATAGAAAATTGGACTACGTCATTGAGAGTAGGAGACACAGATGTACAGTTTCTCATGGACACAGGTGCAAAGTGTAACGTGATTACCAGAGACACTTATCGAAGgcttaaaatcacaacagcacTGGAGAAAGCGGAGGCGTTACTGAAATCATATTCAGGACACAAAATCACAGCTGATGGTATGCTCACCATTCCACTGAAATGCAATGGTCAAACTCATTCTATGAAATTCTACATAGTCGACAGAAATGCGCCAAACATCTTGGGAGCAGATGCTTGTCACAAACTGGACTTGGTGAGACCGATGAACGCTATTTCGTCGAAAACTGAAATCGTCAAGGACAACCTTCAGACCACAGGAAGTGACATTTTGAGTGAACCTCAATATGCAGAACTATTTGAAGGATTGGGATGCCTACCCGGGAAGTATTCCATTAAGTTAGATCCATCGGTTACGCCTACTATACACCCACCTCGCAAGGTACCGATTTCGCTGAAGGACAAAGTGTACGAAGAACTCCAGAGAATGGAAGAACTGGGAGTTATCGAACGTCAAACAGAACCTACACCATGGGTAAACAGCATGACAGTTGTGAACAAAGGATCCAAAATTCGAATCTGTATTGACCCTCGAGATCTAAACAATGCCATACAGCGTGAACACTTCCCGTTGAAAACCGTTGAGGATGTGATCGAGAACATGTCTCAAGCAAAGTACTTCACAAAGCTGGATGCCGTAAGTGGTTTTTGGCAAATCCAACTAGATGAGCAAAGTTCCAGACTTTGTACATTCAACTCACCATTTGGACGTTTCCGATTTAAGCGGATGCCCTTTGGTATTAAGTCAGCGTCCGAGGTATTCCAGAAAATCATGTCACAAATGCTGGAAGATATTTCCGGTGCGGAAGTCATCATTGATGATATTTTAGTATGGGGATCTTCGATTGAAGAGCACGATCAGCGTTTACGCAGAGTGTTGCAACGCGCTAAAGAGTACAACCTGAAACTCAGCAAACAAAAGTGTGAGGTACGAAAAACTGAAGTGAAGTATGTAGGACAAGTACTCACCCAGAAAGGAGTAAAACCGGATCCAGAAAAAGTCCGTGCCATCTCCATGATGCAGAAACCAGAAAATCGACAGGAACTATTAACATTCTTAGGACTTGTTCAGTACCTTGGAAAATTTCTTCCGAGACTATCAGATGTCAGTGCTCCACTACGGAAGTTGACTGAAACAGCAGCAGGATCTGAATGGAACTGGAACAAGGAACAGGAAGTCAGTTTCAAAACCATTAAGGCAATGATTATAGAAGCTCCAGTTTTGGCATACTATGACCCAAAACAACCATTGACGCTCTCTGTGGACGCTAGTTCTAAAGGACTTGGTGCTACTATCTTACAGCAGGGTAGACCCATCGCGTACGCCTCAAGAGCACTCACAGCGGCCCAAAGGAACTACGCACAAATAGAGAAGGAAGCCTTAGCAGTGGTATTTGGATGTCATAAGTTTCACCATTACATCTATGGAAGACAGATAACTGTGGAATCAGATCATAAACCATTGGAGTCAATATTTCGTAAACCGCTCTTAGCAGCTCCTATGCGTTTACAAAGACTACTTCTTGCAGTCCAGAAATATGACTTAAAGATAGAATACAAACCTGGGAAACTCATGTTTATCGCTGATGCTTTGAGTCGCCACTACCTAGATGAAACTACAGAAGAACTGGTACCCGAAGTTGATGTCAATAGCATCACGCTTAACCAACATCTACCAATGTCGAAAGACCGCTATACCGAATTTCAACAAGAAACACTACGTGATTCTACTTTGCAACAGCTTCTACACACAGTATTGTCAGGTTGGCCTGAAGCCAAGCAAAACTTGCAATCGACTCTTATTCCGTATTGGTCATTTCGTGATGAGATATCACATGTGGATGGACTACTGTTCAAAGGCAGTAAACTCTTGATTCCGAAGTCGATGCAACAGAAAATGTTGGACTTAGTGCATGAATCACATCTCGGAATAGTGAAATGCAAGAGCCGAGCGCGAGAGTGTATGTACTGGCCAGGTATGGCAGCACAGATTGAGGACAAAGTTTCAAAGTGTCATATTTGTGCAGAAGTACAGAATTCAAATCCTAAGGAACCAATGATATGTACAGAGTTGCCGGACCGTCCATGGTCCAAGATCGCGTCCGACATATTTGCATACCAGCAAAATCATTACATAATTGCGGTCGATTACTACTCTAAGTGGCCGGAGATCAAGATTCTAAAGGACTTGTCATCATGTCAAGTTGTGAACTCGCTCAAAAGCATGTATTCAAAATATGGAATCCCGGATGAACTAGTATCCGACAATGGTCCGCAGTATACAAGCAAGGAGTTCAAGGATTTCACAAAGGAATATGGATTCACCCACACCACATCAAGTCCGTTGTATCCAAAATCAAATGGACAAGCGGAGAGGATGGTACAAACCGTCAAACGGATTCTCAAGAAAAACAAAGATCCGTACATAGCACTAATGGATTACCGTAACACGGAAATTCAAGGACTAGGAAAATCACCAGCACAGATGTTTCTAGGACGTcgtctgaaaacaaaattaccgaCAACGGCAAAACTTTTGCGTTCCATGAACAATGACACTCATGAGAAATTGAAATCTAGACAGCTaaactttaaaagatttcacgACAGGAATGCAACCAAGAACCTACCAGATCTGCAAGCAGGAGACCGTGTAATGTTGAAAGTACAAAATTCGTGGAAACATGCCAACATCGAGTCAAAACATCACCAACcgaaatcgtttatcgtgtcaTGTGAAGGAAAGCAATACCGTCGCAACCGAAGCAGtatgaaacaaacaaaatcgATTAAAGAAACATCCGAAGTCGAAGGATTTGACTTTCAGCTTCCCGACAGTGTTTCTCAACAGATTCCAGGAACTACTCGTCCGAACAGCGACAATGCTAGTGAACATCCGAACTGTGACCGCGAAACCGAACAAGCTCGATGTACCCGTCCAAAACAAACTCTATCGTTTCCAACTCCACCGCAAGAACTGAACAAAACGCGATCGGGACGTACTATCAAAGCTCCTGGCAAATACGCAGACTATGTTATGCAGACAGTTTAA